A genomic region of Syntrophaceae bacterium contains the following coding sequences:
- a CDS encoding DUF2254 domain-containing protein has protein sequence MRVQIFKTWDRVRSSFWFLPAVMAAGAVVLAFASVALDERVTDWFTINWGLNFTGGAEGASSLLGAIAGSMITIAGVVFSMTLVALSLASSQLGPRLLRNFMRDTTTQVVLGTFVAAFLYCLLVLRTIRRADEVVFIPHLSVTLGVLLAVVSVGVLIYFIHHMSVSIQANEIVARVGTELIEGINRLFPEHIGRGAPRIPTGPPDTGFLDAFGREARPVGAAENGYIQFIDGDALMALAMQEDVIIRLERGPGHYVVAGSPLALAWPETRITDQIADRINSAFAMGNQRTSGQDIEFVVNQLVEIAVRALSPGVNDPFTAVTCVDHLGAALCRLLQRDMPSPFRHDSQDQLRVITPVVTFSALTDAAFNQIRQYGRSSAAVTIRLLETIAVVAGFAHRPEDRVALLRHAKMIVRGSRGGLPEDEDRQEVEERYQSVNQMLSESADSGP, from the coding sequence ATGAGAGTACAGATTTTCAAAACATGGGACCGCGTTCGTTCCAGTTTCTGGTTTCTCCCGGCAGTCATGGCCGCTGGGGCGGTAGTGCTGGCCTTCGCAAGCGTCGCCTTGGATGAGCGGGTGACAGACTGGTTTACGATTAACTGGGGTTTGAATTTTACCGGTGGAGCGGAAGGGGCCAGTTCCTTGCTGGGGGCCATCGCCGGATCAATGATCACCATAGCCGGGGTAGTCTTCTCGATGACCTTGGTCGCCCTGTCGCTTGCCTCGTCACAGCTCGGGCCCCGTCTGCTTCGCAATTTCATGCGCGACACCACGACCCAAGTGGTACTCGGCACGTTCGTCGCTGCCTTCCTGTATTGCTTGCTCGTCCTGCGCACCATCCGCCGCGCTGATGAGGTCGTCTTCATCCCTCACCTGTCGGTCACCCTCGGTGTGCTGCTTGCGGTCGTGAGTGTGGGGGTGTTGATCTACTTCATCCATCACATGTCCGTTTCCATCCAGGCCAACGAGATCGTGGCGCGGGTCGGAACCGAGTTGATCGAGGGGATCAACCGCCTATTCCCGGAACACATCGGACGGGGAGCGCCACGGATTCCGACGGGACCACCCGACACAGGCTTCCTCGACGCGTTCGGCCGGGAGGCTCGTCCAGTTGGCGCGGCCGAAAATGGCTATATCCAGTTCATCGACGGAGACGCCTTGATGGCGTTGGCCATGCAAGAGGATGTCATTATTCGGCTGGAGCGAGGACCCGGACACTATGTCGTCGCCGGCAGCCCGCTGGCGCTGGCATGGCCAGAAACCCGGATTACCGATCAAATTGCGGACCGGATCAATTCCGCGTTTGCCATGGGTAACCAGCGAACATCCGGTCAGGACATTGAGTTCGTGGTCAACCAACTCGTCGAAATCGCAGTACGAGCCCTCTCCCCCGGGGTGAATGATCCGTTCACGGCGGTGACGTGTGTGGACCACTTGGGGGCTGCACTGTGTCGTTTGCTTCAGCGAGACATGCCGTCGCCTTTTCGCCATGACTCTCAGGATCAACTACGGGTCATTACACCTGTCGTTACGTTCTCGGCCCTCACGGACGCGGCGTTCAACCAGATCCGGCAATATGGCCGTTCCAGCGCTGCGGTGACCATCCGTCTACTGGAAACCATTGCCGTTGTTGCGGGATTCGCACATCGGCCAGAGGACCGCGTCGCGCTCTTACGGCACGCCAAGATGATCGTCCGAGGGTCACGCGGCGGGTTGCCGGAAGACGAGGACCGCCAAGAGGTGGAAGAGCGCTACCAATCCGTGAACCAGATGTTGAGCGAGTCGGCAGATTCTGGCCCCTGA
- a CDS encoding PAS domain S-box protein — MESLDNKDNRAIHLLGIAFVLLAAGIGAAGYISYRNYEDQYRAGVEHQLSSIAHLKVVELAHWRKERLGNASIFFGNEVFSSLVSRSFNNPNDHVAQRQLWIWLGKVQLGYSYERLLLFDVRGTLRMSLPDSKEPVASSILKRAAIVMHSEQIHFMEFYRDELNQRIYLTIMVPILGEKRGSPTQGTLVLRMDPETYLYPFIRSWPTVSQTAETLLVRREGNGAVFLNDLRFQKNAALNIRLSLEKEDLPATKAILGQEGIVEGKDYRGVPVIAAIRAIPDSPWFLVARMDLSEVYGSLKERLYLTILFVVALLISVTTFIGFVWRKQRTQFYREKYEAAAALGESESVMQAIADAAQDAILMMDPEGRISYWNPAAERIFDYTSTEAIGQELHSLIAPLHYHEAYHAAFPLFQQKGQGAAVGKTLDLEAIRKDGEEISVQLSLSAIQMKGAWHAVGVLRDVTESRRVDEALRENQSRLADIIEFLPDATLAIDNEKRVILWNKAIEEMTGIPAAEMIGKGDHAYSIPFYGQARPQLMDLVFLNHKEIAARYPSITREGDSLMAEAFCEALHNNKGAWVFAKASPLHDQSGNIVGVIESIRDITEQKRIEKTLQKREEEYRTLVENASDIIFRADITGVFTFVNPVTLRITGYEEAEVIGKKYLTFIRPDMRDETMKFFGRQFVKGIQETFLEYPILTKEGHEVWLGQKTKLLMVDGHVVGFQAVARDIGDRKRMEAEILALSNTDQLTGLNNRRGFLSLAGQQLKLAERNKSGMLLFFADLDGLKWINDTLGHEEGDKALIEAADVFKVTFRASDILARLGGDEYAALAVDINKEFSEIFTARLKSLIDTRNNQENRRYRLSISVGCSYYNPDNPCSIDELMASADKLMYEQKQIKKALLLQGASLSSRNPHPSMSDESMP; from the coding sequence ATGGAAAGTCTTGATAACAAAGACAATCGCGCGATCCACCTTCTTGGCATTGCTTTTGTCCTCCTCGCGGCGGGGATCGGAGCTGCTGGCTACATCTCTTACCGGAATTATGAAGACCAATATCGTGCTGGCGTGGAGCATCAACTTTCCTCGATAGCGCATCTGAAGGTCGTTGAACTTGCGCATTGGCGAAAGGAGCGCTTGGGGAATGCCTCCATTTTTTTTGGAAACGAGGTTTTCTCCTCTTTGGTCAGCCGATCATTCAATAATCCCAATGACCATGTGGCGCAGCGGCAACTCTGGATCTGGCTGGGCAAAGTACAACTCGGCTATTCCTATGAGCGCCTCCTGCTGTTCGATGTCCGGGGAACCCTGCGGATGTCCCTTCCTGATTCAAAGGAGCCGGTCGCGTCCAGTATTTTGAAGCGAGCAGCCATCGTGATGCATTCAGAACAAATACACTTCATGGAATTCTACCGGGACGAACTGAATCAAAGAATCTACCTGACAATCATGGTTCCAATCCTCGGTGAGAAAAGGGGCAGCCCGACACAGGGAACCCTCGTCCTGCGAATGGATCCCGAAACATATCTCTATCCCTTTATCCGTTCCTGGCCGACAGTCAGCCAGACAGCCGAAACCCTGCTTGTCCGCCGGGAAGGGAATGGGGCGGTATTTCTAAACGATCTCCGGTTTCAGAAGAACGCCGCTCTAAACATTCGATTATCATTAGAGAAAGAGGATTTGCCGGCGACCAAAGCGATTCTTGGCCAGGAAGGAATCGTGGAAGGCAAAGACTACCGTGGGGTACCGGTGATCGCCGCCATCCGCGCCATCCCCGATTCACCCTGGTTTCTTGTCGCCCGCATGGATCTTTCCGAGGTTTACGGATCGCTGAAGGAAAGACTCTATCTGACGATTCTTTTCGTCGTTGCCCTCCTTATTAGCGTCACCACATTCATTGGCTTCGTGTGGCGGAAGCAACGCACGCAATTCTATCGGGAGAAATACGAAGCGGCAGCTGCCCTCGGCGAGAGCGAATCCGTCATGCAAGCCATTGCCGACGCCGCCCAAGACGCTATTCTAATGATGGATCCTGAAGGTCGGATATCTTATTGGAACCCTGCCGCTGAGCGTATTTTCGACTATACGAGCACCGAAGCCATTGGTCAAGAACTGCACTCGCTGATCGCGCCCCTGCATTATCACGAGGCCTACCATGCCGCCTTCCCACTGTTTCAACAGAAAGGACAAGGAGCCGCAGTGGGTAAAACACTCGATCTGGAGGCCATCCGAAAAGATGGGGAGGAAATCTCGGTGCAGCTCTCGCTTTCAGCAATACAGATGAAGGGTGCCTGGCATGCCGTGGGGGTTCTTCGAGACGTCACTGAAAGCAGGCGGGTGGATGAGGCGTTGCGGGAGAATCAGAGTCGACTGGCCGACATTATTGAATTTCTGCCGGACGCTACCCTGGCCATAGATAATGAAAAGCGCGTTATTCTCTGGAACAAGGCTATCGAGGAAATGACTGGCATTCCAGCCGCGGAGATGATCGGCAAAGGTGACCATGCCTATTCTATCCCGTTTTATGGTCAGGCACGACCGCAGTTGATGGACTTAGTATTTCTGAACCACAAGGAAATTGCTGCCAGATATCCCAGCATCACCCGCGAAGGTGACTCCCTCATGGCGGAAGCGTTCTGTGAAGCCCTCCACAACAATAAGGGCGCATGGGTTTTTGCCAAGGCCTCGCCCCTGCACGATCAGTCCGGCAATATTGTAGGCGTAATCGAGAGCATCCGCGACATCACCGAGCAAAAGCGGATAGAAAAAACGCTGCAGAAGAGAGAGGAAGAGTATCGGACCTTGGTGGAAAATGCGAGTGACATCATCTTCAGAGCAGACATCACCGGAGTCTTCACCTTTGTGAATCCGGTGACACTCCGTATTACGGGATACGAAGAAGCGGAGGTTATTGGAAAGAAATACTTGACATTTATTCGTCCGGACATGCGTGACGAAACCATGAAATTCTTTGGTCGTCAGTTCGTAAAGGGGATTCAGGAAACATTTTTAGAATATCCCATTCTCACGAAAGAGGGTCATGAGGTCTGGCTTGGACAAAAGACGAAGTTGTTAATGGTAGATGGACATGTCGTGGGCTTTCAGGCGGTGGCCCGGGACATTGGGGACCGCAAGAGGATGGAGGCGGAAATCCTTGCCCTTTCGAACACCGACCAGCTCACAGGCCTGAATAACCGAAGGGGGTTTTTATCTCTTGCCGGGCAGCAGCTAAAATTGGCAGAAAGGAATAAAAGTGGAATGCTTCTCTTTTTTGCCGATCTGGACGGGTTGAAATGGATCAACGATACGTTGGGTCATGAGGAAGGAGATAAAGCGCTCATCGAAGCAGCAGACGTGTTCAAAGTGACCTTCAGAGCATCCGACATCCTTGCTCGTCTGGGAGGAGATGAATATGCCGCCCTTGCCGTTGATATAAACAAGGAATTTTCCGAGATCTTTACTGCCCGGTTGAAGTCTCTGATTGACACACGAAACAATCAGGAAAACCGGAGATACAGGCTTTCTATCAGTGTGGGATGCTCATATTACAATCCGGATAATCCTTGTTCTATTGACGAACTCATGGCCTCTGCGGACAAATTGATGTATGAGCAGAAGCAAATCAAGAAGGCCCTTCTTCTGCAAGGAGCCTCCCTTTCAAGCAGGAATCCTCACCCTTCTATGTCCGATGAGAGTATGCCCTAG
- a CDS encoding response regulator, whose amino-acid sequence MKRKNSSRTKTDDLRHRAEERLKEAKRGKVRKEAPHTSEDGALRLLQELQVHQIELEMQNEELLRAQAELDASRARYFDLYDLAPVGYCTLSEKGMVLEANLTAATMLGVTRSALVEQPLTHVILPEDRDIYYRHLKLLFESSEPQECVLRLVKPGGVIFWVRLESISVQAEDGAPVCRVVLSNITDSKRAEQEKQILQERLQQADKMEAIGTLAGGIAHDFNNILMGIQGYVSLMLLDLDPSHLHYERLIQIEEQVQSAADLTKQLLGFARGGRYEVMPTDMNVIIKKTSTMFGRTKREISIHRKYGKNLWTVEVDRGQMSRVFINLYLNACQAMPAGGEICLETENVYLDDEQAFPYAVKPGEYVKITVTDTGTGMDEKTKERVFDPFFTTKTMGRGTGLGLATVYGIIKGHRGMIHVDSEPGHGTTFIIYLPASNKEVVQEKKGEENIISGRETILLVDDEKVVSEITKELLESLGYRIYLAGSGQEAVAVYMEKGDAIDLVILDMIMPGISGGETFDRLRAINPGIKVLLSSGFSIEGEAQEILDRGCNGFLQKPFRVETLSRKVREMLD is encoded by the coding sequence ATGAAAAGGAAAAATAGCAGCCGGACGAAGACAGACGACCTGCGCCACCGGGCAGAGGAGCGCCTGAAAGAGGCGAAGAGGGGGAAGGTCCGGAAAGAGGCTCCGCATACTTCCGAGGATGGGGCGCTGCGGCTCCTCCAGGAACTGCAGGTGCATCAGATCGAGCTGGAGATGCAGAATGAGGAGCTTCTCAGGGCACAGGCAGAGCTTGATGCGTCGCGGGCACGCTATTTTGACCTGTATGATCTGGCCCCTGTGGGTTATTGCACTCTCAGCGAGAAAGGGATGGTTCTGGAGGCCAATCTCACTGCCGCAACCATGCTGGGTGTGACAAGAAGTGCTTTGGTCGAGCAGCCGTTGACCCATGTTATCCTCCCCGAAGACAGGGACATCTATTACCGGCACCTCAAGCTGCTTTTTGAATCGAGTGAGCCCCAGGAATGCGTACTGCGTTTGGTCAAACCGGGCGGAGTGATATTCTGGGTGCGGCTTGAGAGCATCTCCGTGCAGGCCGAAGACGGTGCACCGGTCTGCCGCGTCGTGCTGAGCAACATCACCGATAGCAAACGTGCCGAGCAGGAAAAGCAAATTCTACAAGAGCGCCTGCAACAGGCGGATAAGATGGAGGCCATCGGGACGTTGGCCGGCGGTATCGCGCATGACTTCAACAACATACTGATGGGAATTCAGGGGTATGTCTCCCTGATGCTGCTGGATCTTGATCCATCACATCTCCATTATGAGAGGCTCATCCAGATTGAGGAGCAGGTGCAAAGTGCGGCGGATTTAACCAAACAGTTGTTGGGGTTTGCCCGCGGGGGAAGATATGAGGTCATGCCCACTGATATGAACGTCATCATAAAAAAGACCTCCACCATGTTCGGGAGAACCAAAAGGGAGATTTCCATCCATCGAAAATACGGGAAGAATCTCTGGACCGTGGAGGTGGATCGGGGACAGATGTCGCGGGTGTTCATAAATCTGTATTTGAACGCCTGTCAGGCCATGCCGGCGGGCGGAGAGATCTGCCTGGAAACCGAGAATGTTTATCTGGATGATGAACAGGCATTTCCATATGCCGTCAAACCGGGGGAATATGTGAAAATAACGGTCACCGACACCGGTACGGGGATGGATGAAAAGACAAAGGAGCGAGTCTTTGATCCTTTCTTCACGACGAAGACAATGGGTAGAGGGACGGGATTGGGATTGGCGACGGTTTATGGCATTATTAAGGGTCACAGGGGTATGATCCATGTGGATAGTGAACCCGGACATGGGACGACCTTTATCATCTATTTGCCTGCCTCGAACAAGGAAGTAGTGCAGGAGAAAAAGGGAGAGGAAAATATCATAAGCGGCAGGGAAACGATCCTGCTGGTCGATGATGAAAAGGTGGTTAGTGAGATTACCAAAGAATTGCTGGAGTCCCTTGGGTATCGGATTTATTTAGCTGGGAGTGGTCAGGAGGCTGTTGCCGTGTACATGGAAAAGGGAGACGCGATCGACTTGGTAATACTGGACATGATCATGCCGGGAATATCGGGAGGAGAAACATTTGATCGTCTCCGGGCAATCAATCCCGGGATCAAGGTTCTTCTTTCCAGCGGCTTCAGCATCGAAGGCGAGGCGCAGGAGATTCTCGACCGCGGGTGCAACGGGTTCCTCCAAAAACCCTTTCGGGTTGAAACGCTGTCCCGGAAAGTCAGGGAGATGCTAGACTAA
- a CDS encoding transposase → MRGLEDRSDALFLYVSPDSFVPSEHPLCPIRLMADKALSSLSSEFDQMYSHTGRPSVPPEVLLKSLLLQILFSIRSNRLLVEQLGYNILYRLLLGVSLEERIWDHSTFSQNQERLIGTDLAAKFLQKIIEQAKEARLLSKEHFSLVKSIRRSIKDP, encoded by the coding sequence ATGCGCGGTCTGGAAGATAGAAGCGATGCACTTTTTCTGTATGTGTCTCCGGACTCTTTCGTTCCGTCTGAACATCCTCTGTGTCCGATCCGGTTGATGGCAGACAAAGCGCTATCATCCCTATCAAGCGAGTTTGACCAGATGTATTCCCACACGGGGCGTCCTTCCGTGCCGCCGGAAGTTCTTTTAAAATCGTTGCTTCTGCAGATCCTGTTTTCGATTCGGAGCAACCGCTTGTTGGTCGAGCAGCTTGGCTACAACATCCTGTACCGCTTGCTTCTGGGGGTGTCTCTGGAAGAGCGGATCTGGGATCACTCGACCTTTTCCCAGAACCAGGAGAGACTGATCGGGACGGATCTGGCCGCGAAATTTCTCCAGAAGATCATCGAGCAAGCGAAAGAAGCGCGGCTCCTGTCCAAAGAGCACTTCAGCCTTGTAAAATCGATCCGAAGATCGATCAAAGACCCGTAA
- a CDS encoding integration host factor subunit alpha has protein sequence MAVTKKEIIDEIRDQMDMTQKEAERVLVSTLEVIKEQLEQGREVMISGFGIWSVRIKKPRRGRNPQTGEVLMIAGRKVITFKSSQILKKTVQVE, from the coding sequence GTGGCCGTGACGAAGAAAGAGATCATCGACGAGATCCGGGACCAGATGGACATGACCCAGAAAGAAGCGGAAAGGGTTCTGGTGAGCACCCTGGAGGTCATCAAGGAACAACTGGAGCAGGGTAGGGAGGTGATGATCTCCGGGTTTGGAATATGGTCTGTGAGAATAAAGAAGCCCCGTCGAGGGAGGAACCCGCAGACGGGAGAAGTCTTAATGATCGCGGGTCGGAAGGTGATTACATTCAAGTCATCGCAGATCCTCAAGAAGACTGTTCAGGTGGAATGA
- a CDS encoding PAS domain-containing protein, translated as MPMPSPQANDPHVPDHPFPIVGIGASAGGLEALELFLGNVPEKSGMAFVIVQHLDPTHKGIMVELLQRSTPLPVVQIRDRMRVQPDHVYVIPPNRDLSILHGVLHLLDPSAPRGLRLPIDFFFRSLADELQDRCIGVILSGMGSDGTLGLRAMKEKAGGVFVQDPASAKFDGMPSSAIEAGLADIVAPVAELPGRIIAYLKHAPFISRTDRPLEEKAQSALEKVFILLRTQTGHDFSLYKKSTVYRRIERRMGLHQIDRITTYVRFLRENPHETELLFKELLIGVTSFFRDPAAWEQLIRKFLPELLAARPGGGLIRAWVPGCSTGEEAYSLAIAFRESIKQVEAAWSFSLQVFATDLDKDAIDKARTAAYPANIAADLSPERLRRFFLKEERGYRVGKEIRETVVFAPQNVIMDPPFTKLDILICRNLLIYLAPELQKKLLPLFHYSLNPGGVLFLGSAETIGTFIDLFTPLDNKARIYRKIDSTIGAGPVEFPSSFFSAVPNAPEPLATQKPIPNLQVLADRMLLSKYTPAAALTSDKGDILYISGRTGKYLEPAAGKANWNIFAMAREGLRYELTAAFQKVLRLRDTVTLTGVQVENNGGVQMVDVTLQPITEPGALQGMVMVVFTDVPVPIVKAVPGKRPRTSVRSARLVELERELEQTRHDLQTTREEMQTSQEELKSSYEELQSTNEELQSTNEELTTSKEEMQSMNEELQTVNNEMQAKVDELSRAANDMKNLFDSTEIATLFLDDALNVRRFSRRTSQIIKLIPGDAGRPITDIASDMVYSGLTEDAQEVLQTLVPIEKTLAASNGRWFLVRIMPYRTLENRIDGVVITFTDITVSKKLEAELRKTQAALEKQIGEQNAELKRVGGRFHEDRNRGRTSKAAGIDGSGENGPSCHEKEK; from the coding sequence ATGCCAATGCCGTCCCCCCAAGCAAATGACCCTCATGTCCCCGATCATCCCTTTCCCATCGTAGGCATTGGTGCCTCCGCGGGTGGACTGGAGGCACTGGAACTGTTCCTGGGAAACGTGCCGGAGAAAAGCGGCATGGCGTTTGTCATCGTCCAGCACCTGGACCCAACGCATAAGGGGATTATGGTGGAACTGCTCCAGCGCTCCACCCCTCTGCCGGTGGTACAGATCAGGGATAGAATGAGGGTCCAGCCGGACCATGTCTATGTGATCCCCCCTAACCGGGATCTGTCCATCCTTCACGGGGTCCTGCACCTTCTTGATCCGTCGGCGCCACGGGGTCTGCGCCTGCCCATTGATTTCTTCTTTCGATCTCTGGCAGATGAACTTCAAGACAGATGCATCGGTGTCATCCTTTCGGGTATGGGTTCTGACGGCACGCTGGGCCTCCGGGCCATGAAGGAAAAAGCCGGAGGGGTCTTTGTTCAGGATCCGGCCTCGGCCAAGTTTGACGGTATGCCCAGCAGTGCTATTGAAGCCGGGCTTGCCGACATTGTTGCCCCGGTTGCAGAACTACCCGGCAGGATCATTGCGTATCTCAAGCACGCCCCCTTCATATCCCGGACGGACCGGCCTCTGGAGGAAAAGGCCCAGAGCGCCTTGGAGAAGGTCTTCATCCTGCTCAGGACGCAGACGGGCCACGACTTCTCCCTGTACAAGAAAAGCACCGTTTACCGCCGGATCGAGCGACGCATGGGTTTGCACCAGATTGACCGGATCACGACCTATGTCCGTTTCCTGAGAGAGAACCCCCACGAGACGGAGCTTCTGTTCAAGGAGCTTCTGATCGGAGTGACCAGCTTCTTTCGTGATCCGGCGGCCTGGGAGCAACTGATAAGAAAATTTCTTCCAGAGCTTCTGGCCGCCCGCCCGGGCGGCGGACTGATCCGGGCCTGGGTTCCCGGATGCTCCACAGGGGAGGAAGCCTATTCTCTGGCCATTGCTTTCAGGGAGTCTATAAAACAGGTGGAGGCAGCCTGGAGCTTTTCGCTCCAGGTCTTTGCCACCGACCTGGACAAGGACGCCATTGACAAGGCGCGCACGGCCGCCTATCCGGCCAACATCGCGGCGGATCTCTCTCCGGAGCGCCTGCGCCGATTCTTTCTGAAGGAGGAGCGAGGCTACCGCGTGGGAAAGGAGATCCGCGAGACGGTGGTCTTCGCTCCCCAGAACGTCATCATGGACCCGCCCTTCACCAAGCTGGACATCTTGATCTGCCGGAACCTGCTCATCTATCTGGCCCCGGAACTACAGAAGAAACTCCTGCCGCTCTTCCACTACAGCCTGAACCCGGGCGGCGTTCTGTTTCTCGGAAGCGCGGAGACCATCGGCACGTTCATCGACCTTTTCACCCCACTCGACAACAAGGCACGCATCTACCGGAAGATCGATTCCACCATAGGGGCCGGGCCGGTCGAGTTTCCCTCCTCCTTTTTCTCTGCCGTTCCGAATGCACCCGAACCGCTCGCGACGCAGAAACCCATCCCCAACCTCCAGGTACTGGCCGATCGAATGCTGCTCTCCAAATACACGCCGGCAGCCGCATTGACGAGCGACAAGGGCGACATTCTCTACATCAGCGGGCGGACGGGGAAGTACCTGGAGCCGGCGGCCGGCAAGGCCAACTGGAATATCTTCGCCATGGCCCGGGAAGGGCTGCGCTATGAGTTGACGGCCGCCTTCCAGAAGGTGCTGCGGCTACGGGACACCGTTACCTTGACAGGTGTGCAGGTGGAAAACAATGGTGGGGTGCAGATGGTGGATGTTACGCTGCAACCCATCACCGAGCCAGGTGCCCTGCAGGGGATGGTCATGGTTGTCTTTACAGACGTACCCGTGCCTATCGTAAAGGCGGTGCCGGGCAAACGCCCGAGGACGTCCGTCCGCAGCGCCCGCTTGGTGGAGTTGGAGAGGGAACTGGAGCAGACCCGGCATGACCTTCAGACCACCCGCGAAGAAATGCAGACGTCCCAGGAGGAGTTGAAGTCTTCCTACGAGGAACTGCAGAGCACCAATGAAGAGTTGCAGAGCACCAATGAGGAACTCACCACTTCCAAGGAAGAGATGCAGTCCATGAACGAGGAGTTGCAGACGGTCAACAACGAGATGCAGGCCAAGGTGGACGAACTGTCGAGGGCCGCCAACGACATGAAGAACCTGTTCGACAGTACGGAAATAGCCACCCTGTTTCTGGATGACGCATTGAACGTGCGGCGCTTCAGCAGACGGACATCCCAGATCATCAAACTGATCCCTGGTGACGCGGGGCGCCCCATCACCGACATCGCCTCGGACATGGTCTATTCCGGCCTGACGGAGGATGCGCAAGAGGTGCTGCAGACACTCGTTCCCATTGAGAAGACGCTCGCCGCAAGCAACGGACGCTGGTTCCTCGTTCGAATCATGCCCTACCGCACCCTGGAAAACCGTATTGACGGTGTCGTGATCACCTTTACGGACATCACCGTTTCCAAGAAACTGGAGGCGGAGCTTCGAAAAACACAGGCTGCTCTTGAAAAACAGATCGGGGAACAGAATGCGGAACTGAAGCGGGTAGGAGGGCGGTTCCACGAAGACAGAAACCGTGGCCGGACGTCGAAGGCTGCAGGCATTGACGGATCCGGAGAAAATGGGCCGAGTTGCCATGAAAAGGAAAAATAG